In one window of Toxotes jaculatrix isolate fToxJac2 chromosome 10, fToxJac2.pri, whole genome shotgun sequence DNA:
- the atoh1b gene encoding protein atonal homolog 1b: MTAKAELSSWPEYPEDFSLLQQRSLAHINSKSWISSNSIRAFSRRDAHGAGDAGISLEKLVPTNKLPECVSAAGITETDCAKAAEGDKMSHFGPQRHRRVAANARERRRMHGLNKAFDELRSVIPSLENEKKLSKYDTLQMAQIYITELSELLAGVVQSECMGPRPGSADKTSRRSLIHAIRPAATAQDQLIGEQRDPSASVGHLIILGPTADLGSNKSTASSHSSDGESSHLSDMEESQNGRQ; this comes from the coding sequence ATGACTGCAAAAGCAGAGCTTTCAAGCTGGCCAGAGTACCCAGAGGACTTCAGCCTGCTGCAGCAGCGCAGCCTGGCCCACATCAACTCCAAAAGTTGGATTTCTTCGAATTCAATCCGTGCGTTCTCAAGGAGGGACGCGCACGGAGCTGGAGACGCAGGCATCTCGCTGGAGAAACTCGTGCCAACGAACAAACTGCCTGAGTGCGTGTCCGCCGCAGgcatcacagagacagactgtgcgaaggcagcagagggagacaagATGAGCCACTTTGGCCCCCAGAGACATAGGCGCGTCGCAGCCAACGCCAGGGAAAGGAGAAGGATGCACGGCCTGAACAAAGCGTTTGACGAGCTGAGGAGCGTCATCCCCTCCCTGGAAAATGAGAAGAAGTTGTCCAAATATGACACTCTGCAAATGGCGCAGATTTACATCACTGAGCTCTCGGAGCTCTTGGCCGGCGTGGTTCAGTCGGAGTGCATGGGTCCCCGTCCAGGCTCAGCGGACAAGACCTCCAGGAGGAGTCTAATTCACGCTATACGGCCTGCAGCCACCGCGCAGGACCAGCTGATCGGAGAGCAGCGGGACCCCAGTGCCTCAGTGGGCCACCTTATCATTCTTGGACCAACAGCTGATCTGGGGTCGAATAAATCCACAGCCTCTTCCCACAGCAGTGATGGGGAATCTTCGCATCTcagtgacatggaggaaagtcAGAATGGGAGACAGTAA
- the dok3 gene encoding docking protein 3 codes for MDVIFKEGMVYLQGVKFGKRTWRKIWLVLFKPSSTGVGRLELYTVLDNNAIIDQMKFGRQKTPERKVVRLSDCLSITPAPKESCPQGCTAFYLNTTQSTYTLASTASQDWQSALCLLAFQKDPGESDKGDLKEGNNLTMEDNDLYSSWNTDQALPSNQYQVTIQSTDASRRCKLAGEYVVSPDEEVLLLLTCNTDQILYRWPYRLLRKFGQVEGGFKIEAGRRCQSGEGVFIFQTRHGPQIFQAILDQCSGEKSSSAQPHSTNRRSLSDQSPVILPATTIQPALPPVYNPADVSSDTEDESANHYSTINDTSALNLKRASLFRPYLSNSKEAVGEEDEAEDEDERCHSLEALNLDDDLDDNIYYNLRRSTPPLVRKDQFKPETDSSECIYSDVKRVDSPSNSQLQPFPPPVPQPVSQPSPPTPPQSAPLTPPKPRYQRQLPVNSFIQPWSNTQAQAVVDDVKETEEATSSSTRVTPSEAPGSFKHRLAEIISKDLAKFQPISPPRAGSPTFSQ; via the exons AGAACATGGCGGAAAATATGGCTGGTGCTCTTCAAACCCAGTTCAACAGGAGTTGGCCGTTTGGAGCTCTACACCGTACTTGACAACAATGCTATTATAGACCAGATGAAGTTTGGTCGGCAGAAAACACCAGAGAGAAAAGTTGTGCGGCTAAGTGATTGCCTCAGTATCACCCCTGCGCCAAAGGAGTCTTGTCCCCAAGGGTGCACAGCCTTCTACTTAAACACCACACAGAGCACCTACACCCTGGCCTCCACAGCAAGCCAGGACTGGCAAAGTGCCCTCTGTCTCCTAGCCTTCCAG AAGGATCCTGGAGAATCAGACAAAGGGGATTTGAAGGAAGGAAATAACTTGACCATGGAGGACAACGACCTTTACTCGTCATGGAATACTG ATCAGGCTTTACCTTCAAACCAGTACCAAGTGACTATCCAGAGCACAGATGCATCCAGGAGGTGCAAGCTGGCTGGGGAGTATGTGGTCTCGCCAGATGAAGAGGTTTTGTTACTGCTGACCTGCAATACTGATCAAATCCTCTATCGCTGGCCATACAGACTCTTGCGCAAATTTGGACAGGTTGAG GGGGGATTCAAAATAGAAGCAGGGCGACGCTGTCAGTCGGGAGAAGGGGTGTTCATCTTCCAGACCAGACATGGTCCCCAGATCTTCCAGGCTATATTAGATCAGtgctctggggagaagagctcCTCTGCCCAGCCGCACAGCACCAACAGAAGATCATTATCTGACCAGTCTCCTGTCATCCTCCCAGCAACAACCATCCAACCAGCTTTGCCTCCTGTCTACAATCCTGCTGATGTTTCTTCAGACACAGAGGATGAGTCTGCCAACCACTACTCTACTATTAATGACACCTCCGCGCTAAATTTAAAGCGGGCATCTTTGTTCAGACCTTACCTTTCTAACAGCAAGGAGGCTGTGGGGGAGGAAGATGAggctgaggatgaggatgaaaggTGCCATTCGCTGGAGGCCCTAAACCTGGATGATGACTTGGACGACAACATTTATTACAACCTGAGGAGATCCACTCCTCCTCTGGTCAGAAAAGATCAGTTCAAACCTGAGACAGACAGTTCAGAGTGCATCTATTCGGATGTGAAACGAGTCGATTCTCCTTCAAACTCCCAGCTGCAGCCTTTCCCCCCACCCGTCCCTCAACCTGTTTCCCAGCCatctccccccacccctccccagtCTGCTCCCCTCACCCCACCAAAACCCAGATACCAGCGTCAGCTCCCTGTCAACAGCTTCATCCAGCCATGGTCGAATACTCAGGCACAGGCAGTGGTGGACGATGTGAAGGAGACGGAGGAGGCCACCAGCTCCTCTACCCGTGTCACCCCCTCGGAGGCCCCCGGCAGTTTTAAACACAGGCTGGCAGAAATCATTTCTAAGGACTTGGCAAAGTTCCAGCCAATTTCTCCCCCAAGAGCAGGCAGCCCCACATTTTCTCAGTAG